A stretch of Myxococcus hansupus DNA encodes these proteins:
- a CDS encoding Hsp70 family protein translates to MRACGLDFGTSNTAAALPDGTVLSLQPHTQEARLFRSVLFFPDDEQDIYAGADAIQRYMEDNTGRFIQSVKSFLHSSSFRATQVKGRTYTIEDLVAVLLRRVRDAAADAMGGAPEAVVLGRPAVFTPDPEADALAQQRLQRAAGLAGFQHVQFLIEPIAAALAYEAQLTRDELVLVADFGAGTTDLTLMRLGPSRKDNPDRKQDVVGSTGVRIGGDRFDAEIMRHKLLPRFGAGSTYRVKGFSDKRMPIPQHIMAKLLTWHEMSFIREKSTQDLLETMLDTSDRKPEIQALYDLVMDNLGYRLFRAIEAAKVRLSKEDVATVDFEEARIHLHEPITREEFDTFSKPLLDELDACTASLLEKHAEAKDIDAVFLTGGSSQIPAVRQLYVRRFGEERVRTADAFTSVAEGLGRASAHLSA, encoded by the coding sequence ATGCGTGCCTGCGGACTCGATTTCGGAACCAGCAACACCGCCGCGGCCCTGCCTGACGGCACGGTGCTGTCGCTTCAACCCCATACCCAGGAGGCGCGCCTCTTCCGCTCCGTCCTCTTCTTCCCGGACGACGAGCAGGACATCTACGCGGGTGCCGACGCCATCCAGCGGTACATGGAGGACAACACCGGGCGCTTCATCCAGTCCGTGAAGTCCTTCCTCCACTCCAGCTCCTTCCGCGCCACCCAGGTGAAGGGGCGCACGTACACCATCGAGGACCTGGTGGCGGTGCTGCTGCGCCGCGTGCGGGATGCCGCGGCGGACGCCATGGGCGGCGCGCCCGAGGCCGTGGTGCTGGGCCGTCCCGCCGTCTTCACGCCGGACCCGGAGGCGGATGCCCTGGCGCAGCAGCGGCTCCAGCGCGCCGCCGGGCTCGCGGGCTTCCAGCACGTGCAGTTCCTCATCGAGCCCATCGCCGCCGCGCTCGCGTACGAGGCCCAGCTCACGCGCGACGAGCTCGTGCTGGTGGCGGACTTCGGCGCCGGCACCACCGACCTGACGCTCATGCGGCTGGGCCCCAGCCGGAAGGACAACCCGGACCGAAAGCAGGACGTGGTGGGCTCCACGGGTGTGCGCATCGGCGGTGACCGCTTCGACGCGGAAATCATGCGCCACAAGCTGCTGCCCCGCTTCGGCGCCGGCTCCACCTACCGGGTGAAGGGATTCAGCGACAAGCGGATGCCCATTCCCCAGCACATCATGGCCAAGCTGCTCACCTGGCACGAGATGTCCTTCATCCGGGAGAAGTCCACGCAGGACCTGCTGGAGACCATGCTGGACACCAGCGACCGGAAGCCCGAAATCCAGGCGCTGTATGACCTGGTGATGGACAACCTGGGCTACCGCCTCTTCCGCGCCATTGAAGCGGCGAAGGTGCGGCTGTCCAAGGAGGACGTGGCCACGGTGGACTTCGAGGAGGCGCGCATCCACCTCCACGAGCCCATCACCCGCGAGGAGTTCGACACCTTCAGCAAGCCGCTGCTCGACGAGCTGGACGCGTGCACCGCGAGCCTCCTGGAGAAGCACGCGGAGGCGAAGGACATCGACGCGGTGTTCCTCACCGGCGGCTCCTCGCAGATTCCCGCCGTGCGGCAGCTCTACGTGCGCCGCTTCGGCGAGGAGCGCGTGCGCACCGCGGACGCCTTCACGTCCGTGGCGGAGGGACTCGGGCGCGCCTCGGCGCACCTGTCCGCCTGA
- a CDS encoding TonB-dependent receptor domain-containing protein translates to MRIFAAILCLLAASVSAQPRDAGVPEADAGAAPQGVLTRPPALIRQVEAVYPPEAAAQQLEGTVVMWVDISETGAVSNVEVSQPAGHGFDEAAVAAVRQFQFEPAEVDDVPTPVRIEYAYQFVFRPPPPPEGEAAAAEPEAPVNFSGRALERGTRDVLIGAEVVLPALERSAVTDEEGRFSFRGVPLGTHEVLVVQSGYERFRTQETFTEGQETRATYYVRKRIFGAFETVVRSERERKEVTQTTLQLAEVQRVPGTQGDTLKVVQNLPGVARPAFNGGQLVIRGSGPQESGVFLDGQRIPLLFHFGGLTSVYNSELLEAVEYLPGNFSAYYGDITGGVINVRSREPRTDRLHATVGVSLIESNAVVEGPITDTLSFAVAGRRSYIDLVLGLVPQGDSGPNLQVAPRYYDAQLKLVWKPKSRHTFTLQGLTSRDRLGLVFDRPADDDPTVTGGLNVTTGFNQLRLRHQYRADALTLDTHALVGNTLVQFGIGDRGLRIASTDLNLRSTVEYALGEQLTLAGGLDVVSNFARVTARIQGLSREGEPPTPTVTDDVLTADGDFLQYFPSTWVEARWRPVPGLLVVPGLRAESYVFTDQTEARRTFNPRLAVRYGLTDTLTLKGGAGVYHGPPVQDEPSVAFGNPDLRAKRSLQYSVGAEWQARPEWFIGGEVFYNDLDGLIVRSNATVVRNGQQVPERLSNGGVGRIYGLEVLVRRALTERLFGWVSYTLSRSERRDSPGVGWRLFDNDQTHVLTAIASYKLPAGWEIGARMRFASGNPTTPVVGSVRDDGSDVFIPLYAAVNSRRLPSFNQLDIRVDKNFAFEKWNLNVYLDLTNAYNNPAVEGITYNYNYTQSAFFKGLPILPIIGARGAF, encoded by the coding sequence ATGAGAATCTTCGCCGCCATCCTTTGTCTCCTCGCCGCCAGCGTGTCCGCCCAGCCGCGGGACGCGGGCGTTCCCGAAGCGGACGCCGGTGCCGCCCCCCAGGGCGTACTGACCCGGCCTCCCGCGCTGATTCGCCAGGTAGAAGCCGTCTACCCGCCGGAAGCCGCCGCCCAGCAGCTCGAGGGCACGGTGGTGATGTGGGTCGACATCTCGGAGACGGGCGCCGTCTCGAACGTCGAGGTGTCCCAGCCCGCCGGCCATGGCTTCGACGAGGCCGCGGTGGCCGCCGTCCGCCAGTTCCAGTTCGAGCCCGCGGAGGTGGACGACGTCCCCACGCCGGTGCGCATCGAATACGCGTACCAGTTCGTCTTCCGTCCGCCGCCGCCGCCCGAGGGCGAGGCCGCCGCCGCGGAGCCCGAGGCCCCGGTGAACTTCAGCGGCCGGGCGCTGGAGCGGGGCACGCGCGACGTGCTCATCGGCGCGGAGGTGGTGCTGCCCGCGCTGGAGCGCTCCGCCGTCACGGATGAAGAGGGCCGCTTCTCCTTCCGGGGCGTCCCCCTGGGCACGCACGAGGTGCTGGTGGTGCAGAGCGGCTACGAGCGCTTCCGCACCCAGGAGACCTTCACGGAGGGCCAGGAGACGCGCGCCACGTACTACGTGCGCAAGCGCATCTTCGGCGCGTTCGAGACGGTGGTGCGCAGCGAGCGCGAGCGCAAGGAGGTGACGCAGACCACGCTCCAACTCGCCGAGGTGCAGCGCGTCCCCGGCACCCAGGGCGACACGCTGAAGGTGGTGCAGAACCTGCCCGGCGTGGCGCGCCCCGCCTTCAACGGTGGGCAGCTCGTCATCCGGGGCTCGGGGCCGCAGGAGTCCGGCGTCTTCCTCGACGGCCAGCGGATTCCCCTGCTGTTCCACTTCGGTGGCCTCACCTCCGTCTACAACTCGGAGCTGCTGGAGGCGGTGGAGTACCTGCCCGGCAACTTCTCCGCGTACTACGGCGACATCACCGGCGGCGTCATCAACGTGCGCAGCCGCGAGCCGCGCACCGACCGCCTCCACGCCACCGTGGGCGTCAGCCTCATTGAGTCCAACGCCGTGGTGGAGGGGCCCATCACCGACACGCTGAGCTTCGCGGTGGCGGGCCGGCGTTCGTACATCGACCTGGTGCTGGGCCTGGTGCCCCAGGGCGACAGCGGCCCCAACCTCCAGGTGGCGCCGCGCTACTACGACGCGCAGCTCAAGCTGGTGTGGAAGCCGAAGTCGCGTCACACCTTCACGCTGCAAGGCCTCACCTCGCGAGACCGGCTGGGGCTCGTCTTCGACCGGCCGGCGGATGACGACCCCACCGTCACCGGCGGCTTGAATGTCACCACCGGCTTCAACCAACTGCGGCTGCGGCACCAGTACCGCGCGGACGCGCTCACGTTGGACACACACGCCCTGGTAGGCAACACGCTGGTGCAGTTCGGCATCGGTGACCGCGGCCTGCGCATCGCCTCCACGGACCTGAACCTGCGCTCCACCGTGGAGTATGCCTTGGGCGAGCAGCTCACGCTGGCGGGCGGCCTCGACGTGGTGAGCAACTTCGCCCGCGTCACGGCGCGCATCCAGGGCCTCTCCCGCGAGGGCGAGCCGCCCACGCCCACCGTCACCGACGACGTGCTCACCGCGGACGGGGACTTCCTCCAATACTTCCCGTCCACCTGGGTGGAGGCGCGCTGGCGCCCCGTGCCGGGCCTGCTGGTGGTGCCGGGCCTGCGCGCGGAGAGCTATGTCTTCACCGACCAGACGGAGGCCCGCCGCACCTTCAACCCGCGTCTGGCGGTGCGCTACGGGCTGACGGACACCCTGACGCTCAAGGGCGGCGCGGGCGTCTACCACGGGCCCCCGGTGCAGGATGAGCCGAGCGTGGCCTTTGGCAACCCGGACCTGCGCGCGAAGCGCTCGCTCCAGTACAGCGTGGGCGCGGAGTGGCAGGCCCGGCCGGAGTGGTTCATTGGCGGCGAGGTCTTCTACAACGACTTGGACGGGCTCATCGTCCGCTCCAACGCCACGGTGGTGCGCAACGGCCAGCAGGTCCCCGAGCGCCTGAGCAACGGCGGCGTGGGGCGCATCTACGGCCTGGAGGTGCTGGTGCGCCGCGCGTTGACGGAGCGGCTCTTCGGCTGGGTTTCGTACACGCTCAGCCGCAGCGAGCGCAGGGACTCGCCGGGCGTGGGCTGGCGCCTCTTCGACAATGACCAGACGCACGTGCTGACCGCGATTGCGTCCTACAAGCTGCCGGCGGGCTGGGAGATTGGCGCGCGCATGCGCTTCGCGTCTGGCAATCCCACGACACCGGTGGTGGGCTCGGTGCGGGACGATGGCTCGGATGTCTTCATCCCGCTCTACGCCGCGGTGAACTCGCGCCGGCTGCCATCCTTCAACCAGTTGGACATCCGCGTGGACAAGAACTTCGCGTTCGAGAAGTGGAACCTGAACGTCTACCTGGACCTCACGAACGCCTACAACAACCCGGCGGTCGAAGGCATCACCTACAACTACAACTACACCCAGAGCGCCTTCTTCAAGGGACTGCCCATTCTTCCCATCATCGGCGCCCGGGGGGCCTTCTGA
- a CDS encoding OmpA/MotB family protein produces MRNRLVLAALVALSTTGCVSQGKFDAKALEAENFAKGLNDEKGAREAAEAKVKELEAKIAEVEQEREALNTRLNASESRLTANAAERRALEEKNSQLAALNDELARNSKKLAQAKEELEKRSSEYENLAQSLKQEISDGKIQLSELKGKMTVQLKDKILFASGSARVGKEGEEALTKIADALKTVQGKIIRVEGHTDDVPTGGGQFASNWELSLARAMAVVRSLQNAGVDPTFLSAAGYGQYQPIAANDSAENRSLNRRIEIVLAPK; encoded by the coding sequence ATGCGGAATCGGTTGGTTCTGGCTGCTCTCGTCGCGCTCTCCACCACGGGCTGTGTTTCGCAGGGGAAGTTCGACGCGAAGGCGCTCGAGGCGGAGAACTTCGCCAAGGGCCTCAACGACGAGAAGGGCGCCCGCGAGGCCGCCGAGGCCAAGGTGAAGGAGCTGGAGGCGAAGATCGCCGAGGTGGAGCAGGAGCGCGAGGCGCTGAACACCCGCCTCAACGCCTCGGAGTCGCGCCTCACGGCCAATGCCGCGGAGCGTCGCGCGCTGGAGGAGAAGAACTCGCAGCTCGCGGCCCTCAATGACGAGCTGGCGCGCAACTCCAAGAAGCTGGCGCAGGCGAAGGAGGAGCTGGAGAAGCGCAGCTCCGAGTACGAGAACCTCGCCCAGAGCCTCAAGCAGGAGATCTCCGACGGGAAGATTCAACTGTCCGAGCTCAAGGGCAAGATGACGGTCCAGCTCAAGGACAAGATTCTCTTCGCCTCCGGCTCCGCCCGGGTGGGCAAGGAGGGCGAGGAGGCGCTGACGAAGATCGCCGACGCGCTCAAGACGGTGCAGGGGAAGATCATCCGCGTGGAAGGCCACACGGACGACGTGCCCACCGGCGGCGGCCAGTTCGCGTCCAACTGGGAGCTGAGCCTGGCGCGCGCCATGGCGGTGGTTCGTTCACTCCAGAACGCTGGCGTGGACCCGACGTTCCTCTCGGCGGCGGGCTACGGGCAGTACCAGCCCATCGCGGCCAACGATTCGGCGGAAAACCGCAGCCTGAACCGCCGCATCGAAATCGTGCTCGCGCCGAAGTAG
- a CDS encoding chalcone isomerase family protein, with product MGTRAWAGTVRCFVVSAMLVAGAAEAKQRQVGGVHMPQSMSLKGRTVELAHMELHKQLFFKVYVWSLYMEDRPRSTHEAVSSNSVKRLHFRFLRNISRDQLVGSFRSGLGHSPDLRQGPLADHLSIMLASLKDVQKGEDLVITYTPGVGLEVGGDASGGVFIPGKPFADALFAVWLDSHPIFPR from the coding sequence ATGGGTACTCGAGCGTGGGCTGGGACGGTGAGGTGCTTCGTGGTGAGCGCGATGCTCGTCGCGGGCGCGGCGGAGGCGAAGCAGCGGCAGGTCGGCGGCGTCCACATGCCGCAGTCGATGAGCCTCAAGGGGCGCACCGTCGAGCTGGCCCACATGGAGCTGCACAAGCAGCTCTTCTTCAAGGTCTACGTCTGGAGCCTCTACATGGAGGACCGGCCTCGCTCCACGCATGAGGCCGTCTCGTCCAACTCCGTGAAGCGGCTGCACTTCCGCTTCCTGCGCAACATCTCCCGGGACCAGCTCGTCGGCAGCTTCCGCTCCGGCTTGGGCCACAGCCCGGATTTGCGTCAGGGCCCACTGGCCGACCACCTGAGCATCATGCTCGCGTCGCTGAAGGACGTGCAGAAGGGCGAGGACCTCGTCATCACCTACACCCCCGGCGTCGGGCTCGAGGTCGGTGGCGATGCCAGCGGTGGTGTCTTCATCCCCGGCAAGCCCTTCGCCGACGCGCTCTTCGCCGTGTGGCTCGACTCTCATCCTATTTTTCCGCGCTGA
- a CDS encoding 3-oxoacyl-ACP synthase III family protein: MFLHALGHFHPPNLLTNAFFEELGLETTDAWIVERVGIHTRHTVLPLDYLRETRNRDVRAAQEAALFSNAETGRRAALMALDRAGLKPSDIGLVVAGGCSPDECIPAESNRVAQLLNIDAPAVDLQSACSSFCMQLHFLTGMRPERLPDYVLVVNMDNSTRVVDYTDRASSVLWGDGASAAILSPRVPGRWHITETLLAGDPSGADKVRVPRMGHFTQHGGEVQKFAIRRAGETFQALRTRFMARHPHLGAEAVTFIGHQANLRMLESVQRRCEVPDARHFFNVNTRGNTGAAGAPSVLSEHWEDASVGDAVVLSVVGSGLTWAGALLERARPA, from the coding sequence ATGTTTCTTCACGCGCTCGGCCACTTCCATCCGCCCAACCTTCTGACCAACGCCTTCTTCGAGGAGCTGGGCCTCGAGACCACCGACGCCTGGATTGTGGAGCGTGTGGGCATCCACACCCGTCACACGGTGTTGCCGCTGGATTACCTGCGCGAGACGCGCAACCGCGACGTCCGCGCGGCGCAAGAGGCGGCGCTCTTCAGCAACGCGGAGACGGGTCGCCGCGCCGCCCTGATGGCGCTGGATCGGGCCGGGCTGAAGCCGTCCGACATCGGGCTCGTGGTGGCGGGAGGCTGCAGCCCGGATGAGTGCATTCCCGCCGAGTCCAACCGGGTGGCGCAATTGCTGAACATCGACGCGCCAGCGGTGGACCTGCAGAGCGCTTGCTCGTCCTTCTGCATGCAGCTCCACTTCCTGACGGGCATGCGCCCGGAGCGGCTGCCGGACTACGTGCTGGTGGTGAACATGGACAATTCCACGCGCGTGGTGGACTACACCGACCGTGCCAGCTCCGTGTTGTGGGGCGACGGTGCGTCGGCGGCCATCCTGTCACCGCGCGTGCCGGGGCGCTGGCACATCACCGAGACGCTGCTGGCCGGAGACCCCTCGGGCGCGGACAAGGTGCGCGTGCCTCGCATGGGCCACTTCACGCAGCACGGCGGCGAAGTGCAGAAGTTCGCCATCCGCCGCGCGGGAGAGACCTTCCAGGCCCTGCGGACGCGCTTCATGGCGCGCCACCCGCACCTGGGCGCGGAGGCCGTCACCTTCATTGGCCATCAGGCCAACCTTCGGATGCTGGAGTCGGTGCAGCGCAGGTGTGAGGTTCCGGACGCCCGGCACTTCTTCAATGTGAACACCCGGGGCAACACCGGCGCGGCTGGCGCACCCAGTGTCCTCAGCGAGCACTGGGAAGATGCCTCCGTGGGCGACGCGGTGGTGCTGAGCGTCGTGGGCAGCGGCCTCACGTGGGCCGGGGCCCTGCTGGAGCGCGCGCGGCCGGCGTGA
- a CDS encoding molybdopterin oxidoreductase family protein — MSASASPQVHYRTCNLCEAMCGLRIELDAGRITSIRGDASDPFSRGHLCPKALALQDLHEDPDRLRTPLRRTATGWEPVSWEVALEETARRLHAIQQEHGRDAVGSYLGNPNVHNLGNMMFVPELLRTLRSRNRFSATSVDQLPHQLAAFLMFGHQLMVPIPDIDHTQYMLVLGANPLASNGSLMTAPDVRTRLRGIQQRGGRVVVMDPRRTETAAIADTHVFIRPGTDALALLALLHVAVVEHAPRLGPLDAITDGLEAVCAHVRDFAPEKVAPHTGVPAKTLRRIARDFLSARSAVCYGRVGLSTQAFGALCQWLINVLNVVSGNLDRQGGAMFTLPAFDIIGGPRALAMSRGGFGRWKSRVRGLPEFSGELPSVAMAEEMLTPGTGRVRALLTVAGNPVLSTPNGARLEEALAGLDFMVSIDPYLNETTRHAHFILPPVSPLERGHYDIAFHALAVRNTAKYSPPLFEPGPEGRQDWQVLLALQHRLETLRKGRPSLRATLKYQALSRMGPERLLDLGLRMGPYGARTTHGNHGLSLAKLKASPHGIDLGPLQPCLPRRLQTKERRIHLAPEPLLADLRRLREAFPDTAARPVNTGELLLIGRRHLRDNNSWMHNIPGLLKGKPRCTLLMHPEDAACRGLNDGMEATVTSRVGTVTVPVHVTDEMMPGVVSLPHGYGHARAGTRLPVATAHAGASHNDLTDEQAVDALCGTAAFSGTPVRVLRAAAPGPATPAG, encoded by the coding sequence ATGAGCGCCTCCGCCTCGCCCCAGGTCCACTACCGCACCTGCAACCTCTGCGAGGCCATGTGTGGCCTGCGCATCGAGCTGGACGCCGGACGCATCACCTCCATCCGCGGCGATGCATCGGACCCCTTCAGCCGGGGCCACCTGTGTCCCAAGGCGCTGGCCCTCCAGGACTTGCACGAAGACCCGGACCGGCTGCGCACGCCCCTGCGGCGGACCGCCACCGGCTGGGAGCCCGTCTCGTGGGAGGTGGCGCTGGAGGAGACCGCCCGCCGCCTGCACGCCATCCAGCAGGAGCACGGCCGGGACGCGGTGGGCTCGTACCTGGGCAATCCCAACGTCCACAACCTGGGCAACATGATGTTCGTCCCGGAGCTGCTGCGCACGCTGCGCTCGCGCAACCGCTTCTCCGCGACGTCCGTGGACCAGCTCCCCCACCAGCTCGCCGCGTTCCTCATGTTCGGTCACCAGTTGATGGTGCCCATCCCCGACATCGACCACACCCAATACATGCTGGTGCTGGGCGCCAATCCCCTGGCGTCCAATGGCAGCCTGATGACGGCGCCCGACGTACGCACGCGCCTGCGTGGCATCCAGCAGCGCGGCGGCCGGGTGGTGGTGATGGACCCGCGCCGCACGGAGACGGCGGCCATCGCGGACACCCACGTCTTCATCCGCCCGGGCACCGACGCGCTCGCGCTGCTCGCCCTGCTGCACGTGGCGGTGGTGGAGCACGCCCCGCGCCTGGGTCCGCTCGACGCCATCACGGACGGACTGGAGGCCGTGTGCGCGCACGTCCGGGACTTCGCTCCGGAGAAGGTCGCGCCCCACACCGGCGTGCCAGCGAAGACGCTGCGCCGCATCGCCCGGGACTTCCTCTCCGCGCGCTCCGCCGTCTGCTACGGGCGCGTGGGGCTGTCTACCCAGGCGTTCGGCGCGTTGTGCCAATGGCTCATCAACGTCCTCAACGTGGTGAGCGGCAACCTCGACCGGCAAGGGGGCGCCATGTTCACCCTGCCCGCCTTCGACATCATCGGAGGGCCGCGCGCCCTCGCCATGAGCCGCGGCGGCTTCGGCCGCTGGAAGAGCCGCGTGCGTGGCCTGCCGGAGTTCTCGGGGGAGCTGCCCTCGGTCGCGATGGCGGAGGAGATGCTCACCCCGGGCACGGGCCGGGTCCGCGCGCTGCTCACCGTCGCGGGCAACCCCGTGCTGTCCACGCCCAACGGCGCGCGGTTGGAGGAGGCGCTCGCCGGCCTGGACTTCATGGTGAGCATCGACCCGTACCTCAACGAGACGACGCGCCACGCGCACTTCATCCTCCCGCCCGTCTCTCCGCTGGAGCGCGGCCACTACGACATCGCCTTTCACGCGCTGGCGGTGCGCAACACCGCGAAGTACTCCCCACCGCTCTTCGAGCCGGGACCGGAGGGTCGTCAGGACTGGCAGGTGTTGCTCGCGCTCCAGCACCGGTTGGAGACGCTGCGCAAGGGCCGTCCCTCGCTGCGCGCCACGCTCAAGTATCAGGCCCTGTCCCGGATGGGGCCCGAGCGGTTGCTGGATTTGGGCCTGCGCATGGGCCCCTACGGCGCGCGCACGACCCATGGGAATCACGGCCTCAGCCTGGCGAAGTTGAAAGCGTCACCCCACGGCATCGACCTGGGCCCGCTCCAACCCTGCCTGCCCCGGCGGCTCCAGACGAAGGAGCGCCGCATCCACCTGGCGCCCGAGCCGCTGCTGGCCGACTTGCGGCGTTTGCGAGAGGCCTTCCCCGACACGGCCGCCAGGCCCGTGAACACCGGTGAGCTGCTGCTCATCGGCCGGCGGCACCTGCGTGACAACAACTCGTGGATGCACAACATCCCGGGTCTGTTGAAGGGCAAGCCGCGCTGCACGTTGCTGATGCACCCTGAGGACGCGGCGTGCCGCGGCTTGAACGACGGCATGGAGGCCACCGTCACCTCCCGCGTGGGCACGGTGACGGTGCCCGTCCACGTGACGGACGAGATGATGCCCGGCGTGGTGAGCCTGCCCCACGGCTACGGCCACGCGCGCGCGGGCACCCGCCTGCCCGTGGCCACCGCGCACGCGGGCGCCAGCCACAACGACCTCACGGACGAGCAGGCCGTGGACGCGCTCTGTGGCACGGCCGCCTTCAGCGGCACGCCGGTGCGGGTGCTACGGGCAGCGGCGCCCGGACCCGCCACACCAGCGGGATGA
- a CDS encoding lysylphosphatidylglycerol synthase domain-containing protein, producing MVSNAHGELSLSPPVGVAGRVAPQRVLKRWLVAGLRPVFAVLGVGTLALLIHKAGARELGAVLTSAAPWLPWVVLLELGRQCMDGLATRRSYGEGAGRVPLRMLARAQLIGTAVSSMAPAGRAAAEATKAALLSPYMGGGTATAAAATSQSASLAAGGFISFPCALASYLLTGMSLFTVLMLAHGVLLVLLSLGVRACMRAKRPGDWLICRFSRWAPHAEQFRASARCGALLPWSPMRAFLCSRLFQVAQYGVLTYAVGIDTSLVQAFFAQGLYLCALAVGSLVPGQVGVSDGAFALAAGVLDTTAARAMSVALLGHLVQLLFVVIGALIPLVWRVRAPLPVAPAPACR from the coding sequence ATGGTGAGCAACGCGCACGGGGAGTTGTCCCTGTCCCCGCCAGTTGGCGTCGCGGGACGGGTGGCGCCACAGCGGGTCCTGAAGCGGTGGCTGGTGGCGGGGCTGAGGCCCGTCTTCGCGGTGTTGGGCGTCGGCACGCTGGCGCTCCTGATTCACAAGGCGGGCGCTCGGGAGCTGGGGGCGGTGTTGACGAGCGCGGCGCCCTGGTTGCCGTGGGTGGTGCTGCTGGAGCTGGGCCGTCAGTGCATGGACGGACTGGCCACGCGGCGCTCCTATGGCGAGGGCGCGGGGCGCGTCCCGTTGCGGATGCTGGCGCGCGCGCAGCTCATTGGCACCGCGGTGTCCAGCATGGCGCCGGCGGGCCGCGCGGCGGCGGAGGCGACCAAGGCGGCGCTGCTCAGTCCCTACATGGGTGGGGGCACCGCCACGGCCGCGGCGGCGACGTCCCAGTCCGCGTCCCTGGCGGCGGGAGGTTTCATCTCCTTTCCGTGCGCGTTGGCCTCCTACCTGCTGACGGGCATGTCGCTCTTCACGGTGCTGATGCTGGCCCACGGTGTCCTGCTGGTGTTGCTGTCGCTGGGCGTGCGCGCGTGCATGCGCGCGAAGCGGCCTGGGGACTGGCTCATCTGCCGCTTCAGCCGCTGGGCGCCCCACGCGGAGCAGTTCCGGGCCTCCGCGCGGTGTGGCGCGCTGTTGCCCTGGTCTCCCATGCGGGCGTTCCTGTGCAGCCGCCTGTTCCAGGTGGCGCAGTACGGGGTGCTGACGTACGCGGTGGGCATCGACACGTCGCTGGTGCAGGCGTTCTTCGCCCAGGGCCTCTACCTGTGCGCCCTGGCGGTGGGGTCGCTGGTGCCGGGTCAGGTGGGGGTGAGCGACGGCGCCTTCGCCCTGGCCGCGGGGGTGTTGGACACCACGGCCGCGCGGGCCATGTCGGTGGCGCTGCTGGGCCACCTGGTGCAGCTCCTGTTCGTGGTGATTGGCGCGCTCATCCCGCTGGTGTGGCGGGTCCGGGCGCCGCTGCCCGTAGCACCCGCACCGGCGTGCCGCTGA
- a CDS encoding zinc-dependent alcohol dehydrogenase family protein has protein sequence MKAVRFSAFGQPLDVVELVEEPDAALKPGEARLEVLATPINPSDVLTLSGQYGQLPKLPAVPGNEGVGRVVEVQDSSAVKVGDLVFLPLGAGTWRTHLVADAASLMRVPAGTDVRQAAMLFVNPPTAELLLREFVALQPGEWVLQNAANSAVGRYIITLAKQAGYKTVNVVRRESLAAELTALGADAVLLDADDLPERVREVTGGAKVRLGIDAVGGESTRRLGDALARGGTVVNYGVMSGKGPRLSAAATIFKDITLRGFWLVSWLKKTPREEQGALFARLAKHVADGTLQVPVDGTFRLEDIREALTRAMEGERGGKVLLTPNGLP, from the coding sequence ATGAAAGCAGTGCGGTTCTCGGCCTTTGGACAGCCCCTGGACGTGGTGGAACTGGTGGAGGAGCCCGACGCGGCGCTGAAGCCGGGTGAGGCCCGGCTGGAGGTGCTGGCCACGCCCATCAACCCCTCCGACGTCCTCACCCTCTCCGGCCAATATGGACAGCTCCCGAAGCTGCCCGCGGTGCCCGGCAACGAAGGCGTGGGCCGCGTGGTGGAGGTCCAGGACTCCAGCGCCGTGAAGGTGGGGGACCTGGTGTTCCTCCCGCTGGGCGCGGGCACCTGGCGCACACACCTGGTCGCGGACGCCGCGTCGCTGATGCGCGTGCCCGCCGGCACCGACGTGCGGCAGGCCGCCATGCTGTTCGTCAACCCGCCCACCGCGGAGCTGCTGCTGCGGGAGTTCGTCGCGCTCCAGCCCGGCGAGTGGGTGCTGCAGAACGCCGCCAACTCGGCCGTGGGCCGCTACATCATCACCCTGGCGAAGCAGGCGGGCTACAAGACGGTGAACGTCGTTCGGCGCGAATCCCTGGCGGCGGAGCTCACCGCGCTGGGCGCCGACGCCGTGCTGCTGGACGCGGACGACCTGCCGGAGCGCGTGCGCGAGGTGACGGGCGGCGCCAAGGTGCGGCTGGGCATCGACGCGGTGGGCGGCGAGTCCACCCGCCGCCTGGGTGACGCGCTCGCGCGCGGGGGCACGGTGGTGAACTACGGCGTCATGAGCGGCAAGGGCCCGCGGCTGTCGGCGGCGGCCACCATCTTCAAGGACATCACCCTGCGCGGCTTCTGGCTGGTGTCGTGGCTGAAGAAGACGCCCCGCGAGGAGCAGGGCGCACTCTTCGCACGGCTGGCGAAGCACGTGGCGGACGGCACGCTCCAGGTGCCGGTGGATGGCACCTTCCGCCTGGAGGACATCCGCGAGGCCCTCACGCGCGCGATGGAGGGCGAGCGCGGCGGAAAGGTGCTGCTCACGCCCAACGGCCTCCCCTGA